The region CCAGCTGAAACACCAGCAGGTAGTGACACAACGACTGAAGCACCAGCTGAGACACCGGCAACATCAGGTGAAAAAGTAGAGATTAAATTATGGTTAGATGACGATGATTACGCAGCAGCTATTGAACCAGCAATCGAAGCCGCTTACCCAAACATCGATATCGTTTATGAAAAAGTAGGAGCAGTTGATGCTCGTACAAAATTAGAATTAGACGGTCCTGCAGGGTTAGGTGGAGATGTATTCATTCAACCTCATGATGGAATGAGTGAATCAATCATTTCTAATATCTTATTACCATTAGGATCAGATATGGGAGCAATGATTGAAGAGCGCATGTTAGAAGGAGCTGTGGGAACAGTTAAGAAAGATGGTAACTATTATGGTGTTCCATTAGCAACTGAATCAATTGCGTTATTCTATAATAAAACATTATTAGATGAATATGGATTTGAAGTTGCAACTTCTTTTGAAACAATTAAGGAGCAAGCTGCAGTTTACAACGATAATGCAGCAAATAAATTCTTAATTCGTTGGGAACCAGGTAACTCTTATACGAACCAATTCTTCTTAACTGCAGCAGGATTCCAATTATATGGTGAAAATCATGATGATGCTTCTCAAGTTAACTTAAATACTCAAGAAGTTATCGATGGTTTAACATTCTTCCAATCAATGAAAGAATATTTACCAGTCCCATATGCAGATTTAAATTGGGATACTATCCATGGTGAGTTTATTAAAGGAAACGTTCCTTACATGATCTCTGGACCTTGGTCATTAGCTGAAGCAAAAACTGGAGCTGAAGACAATGGATTTGAATTCGGGGTAACAACTATCCCAACAATCAATGGTGTTCAAGGGGAAACATTCTCAGGAAATATCATTGCTTGCGTTAGTGCATACACACAACACCCAACAGAAGCTAAACAAGTGGTTGACTTCTTAGCATCTGAAGAAGGATTACAAATTATGTATGATGTTCAAGGTAAAATCCCAGCATTAAAAGATTCATCTGTTATTGAAGGTGTAGTAGAAGATCCATATATCGCTGGAATTTTAGCTCAAGCTGAATACTCTCAACCAATGCCAATCTTACCAGAAATGTCAAAATACTGGGGTGCAGCTGAAACAATGTATCGTTCAGTATGGGAAGGTTTAGCAACTCCTGAAGAAGCAGCTGCTAAAGCTTTAGACGATTACAATACTGCATTACAAATGACTGAATAGTTAACACACTTAAAACTCCTCGGATTCCGGGGAGTTTTTTTATGATAAGAAAAAAGGTTGTTCGATGAGAGCAACCTCTTTTTTACATATGTTATTAGGATAAATTTGTAAAGGGTTAACTTGAGAAAGTAACCTTTATCGGGAATTAGCATATCAATATTAAAGAATGAATGTTGATTGGAGTGATGAGTAAATGGATTCTTTAGTGTCAGGTGAAACATTGAAAAATTTAAAAGGGACGAAGACGGAACAAAATTTAAAAAATGCCTTTGCAGGGGAGTCACAAGCAAGAAATAAATATACATTTTATGCAGAAGTTGCAAAGGATGAAGGATATGAACAAATTGCAGCCTTCTTTACAGAAACAGCAGGAAATGAAAAAGAACATGCCGAGATGTGGTATAAACTTTTACATGATGGTGGGTTAGGAACAACAAAAGATAATTTAAAAATAGCAGCCTTTGGAGAAACCGGAGAATCAGAGGATATGTACCCTGATTACGCAAAAATTGCCAAAGAAGAAGGGTTGCCTGAGATTGCTGCTTTATTTGAAGGGGTAGCTAAAATTGAAAATGGACATAGTATTCGTTATTCTAAACTATTAAATAATCTTGAAAATAATCAAGTTTTTGAAAAAAAAAATCCCGTCGTTTGGGAATGCCGAAATTGTGGACATCGTCAAGTTGGTAAAGAAGCTCCAGATTACTGCCCAGTCTGTGGGTATCCAAAAAGCTATTTCCAAATGCCATGCCATAATTATTGATAACAAAAAAGACTTGCTCAAGGGCAAGTCTTTTATTATTTTATTAAATCTACAACTTGTTGAATGACATAATTAAAATCTTCACGATTATTTTCAAAATAGAGATAAATGAATTCATCATCTTTTTCAGCTACAATAAATAGGTCTTGATTGTCACAAACATATAAATTAAAGGATTTGAATTGAGCAAAGAGATAAGGATATATTCTGAATGGATCATGCTGTTTTATTTGTTGAGTAAAGTAATAGTTTAAATAAGTTTGTAGTTGGGAAGATGAAGTTTTAAACGATTTAAAATCTAATTGATGTAAAGAAGAACTCTCACTATAAATTTTTACTTCTTCGAAGATAGGTCCAATATGATTGGAATACTGGCTGTAATAGGTTAAAACCTCATGAGGGGTTAAATCAGCTATTGTGATGATATCTTTGACGTCGACTTCATTATAAGGATGAGACATATCAAAAAAGGCACTCCAAAGAAGTAACAAAAGTGG is a window of Turicibacter sanguinis DNA encoding:
- the rbr gene encoding rubrerythrin; amino-acid sequence: MDSLVSGETLKNLKGTKTEQNLKNAFAGESQARNKYTFYAEVAKDEGYEQIAAFFTETAGNEKEHAEMWYKLLHDGGLGTTKDNLKIAAFGETGESEDMYPDYAKIAKEEGLPEIAALFEGVAKIENGHSIRYSKLLNNLENNQVFEKKNPVVWECRNCGHRQVGKEAPDYCPVCGYPKSYFQMPCHNY
- a CDS encoding sugar ABC transporter substrate-binding protein, with protein sequence MKKLVSLGLVASLSFAGLVACSGNESETPAETPAGSDTTTEAPAETPATSGEKVEIKLWLDDDDYAAAIEPAIEAAYPNIDIVYEKVGAVDARTKLELDGPAGLGGDVFIQPHDGMSESIISNILLPLGSDMGAMIEERMLEGAVGTVKKDGNYYGVPLATESIALFYNKTLLDEYGFEVATSFETIKEQAAVYNDNAANKFLIRWEPGNSYTNQFFLTAAGFQLYGENHDDASQVNLNTQEVIDGLTFFQSMKEYLPVPYADLNWDTIHGEFIKGNVPYMISGPWSLAEAKTGAEDNGFEFGVTTIPTINGVQGETFSGNIIACVSAYTQHPTEAKQVVDFLASEEGLQIMYDVQGKIPALKDSSVIEGVVEDPYIAGILAQAEYSQPMPILPEMSKYWGAAETMYRSVWEGLATPEEAAAKALDDYNTALQMTE